The genomic DNA TTGCCAAATGCTAAGAAAACAAAATGGGTTTACGGCCGTAGAAGGCGTCTTAGTAGTGTTGCTAATTGTAGCGATCGGCGCCGCCGGCTACTTTGCTTACCAAGTCAGAACTCAATCATCCGATCCAACCAGCCAGTCGCAGCCAAAAGCTAAAGCGGCACCCAAGGTCGAGCTAACGACTTATAGCTCAAAAACAATGCCTGGTGTCAGCTTTCAATATCCGCAAAACTGGAAGGTTGAGGAGAAAGTTGCCGGCGACCCAGGGAATGAGGGTGATGTTCCGTCTGCCGAAAAACTTACTCTAAGTAGTCCATCAGGAGCGGTTAAACTTACTTGGACTTCTGGGCTTGTTGGTATCGGCGGAGCTTGTAATGATGGCTCCTATCCCGGTGATGATTTAGCTCTGTGCACCCTATATGAAGTTATTAACAGCCATAAGCTAAAAAATGCCAACCTATACTCTGTATCAGGTGTTTACACGCAGGTTGGCGATAGCCCGACGGCCTACCTGGCCATACAGGCAAGTGATGGCGTCATTAAGACGCGCCGCAGCTTTTCGGGCGAGTTAGTTAGCGGCGGCGAGGCGGGGGCTTACATGCTGGTAGTGTCACCTGTAGCAAAGTCTGCTACCAAGGCCGAGGCAGAGGCTGCACTCAAGAGTAGCGACATGGTTACCGGCCAAGCCATTATCGATTCATTTACTAAAAAGTAAATTTTAAAAGGCCCGACCTCCAAAAAGACTTGACACCACAAATAGTGGGTGTAGGGTAAACGTAAGCACTATAAAATAAAAAGTTGCTATAAATGCCCAAAAAATCAACAGGACTACTTAGAAGACGGCGATTTCGCAAGCGTGATCTGTTGTTCGTGGCGGCATTATTTTCGCTGGTTGGCATGCTGGCAATTATTAGCACCTTTGCAGCCACCTTTACTACGGTTGAGGCCGGCACTCTAAAGTACAACAAAGTAGCTAATATTGCTGGTCAAAACGGCGGCAGAGCGGCAGCCATGTACTGGGGCGCTACCGGCACCGGCAATGTTAGTTTGCCCACCAAAACTACCAGTGTAACGGTTTACGCTCGCGGCGATCAGTGTCAGGGCGCTCCGCAGATGACGTTAACGATTGACGGTCAACAGGTGGCTAACCAGGCGGTTACCGCCACCGGGTGGAAGGCTTACACCGTACCGGTAAATATTGAGGCCGGCAGTCATGCGCTAGCGGTTGGGTTTACCAATGATGCGGTGGTGGCAAATGGCAACAAAAACAACGTCACGACCTACTGCGATCGTAACCTGTACGTTGACCGTTTAGTATTTACCGGCCTGGACAAGCCGGCCACCTTAAGCACCAATGTAGAGGCGGAAATAATGAGCTCAAACTTGAGTCAGGTGGTAGATGGCTCGGTTAAGGACGGTAAGGCTCGAGCCTTTTACCAAAACGCGACTGCCAGTACCGGTGTGATACTGCCAAACGCGGTCAACCAGATCAAGCTGGTAGCTAAGGGTGATCAGTGCCAGGGCGCACCAAACGTAAAGGTGACGGTTGATGGTAAGTCGGTGGTTAGTCGAGCCGTTACGGGGCGAAACTGGGGTGAGTATGTCTCGACGGTTAACATTCCAGCCGGTAGCCACAAGGTTGGCATTGAGTTTACCAATGATGTTTATATTGCCGCCACGCGCTGTGATCGCAACCTGTACGTTGACCGCTTGGTACTAACCGGACCGGCACCGGCACCAAAACCTCCAGTGGCTCAACCAGCCGCTAGTAAGCCGCCGACACCAACGGTGCCAACCACTCCAGCCGCTCAATCGGTAGCAACCTACAGCCCAACGGCACCGTATACCATCATCATGATTGGTTGGCGGCCGTACGAAAAAGAGTATGCCCAGCTGGCGAATACCAAGACCAACTTGGTTTATCGATCGATTGAACGTACACCAAACGGCCAAGGCAAGTGGCCCAAGCTGGATCAGTGGGAGGCAGCCAACTACCGTTACTACAACAATGTGGCTGGATCCGACTGGGCTTCGAGCGGGGCCGGTGGTGCCTGTAAGAACATCAACCTGGCCTACATGGACCAGCGTTACAGCGACGAGTTGCTCCAGCGTAAAGGCAATATTGGCTACTATATGCACGAGATGGTGGCGCTGAATGCGGCTTGTAACGGCTGGAACTGGACGGCGGCGGCTCAATCAATCGACTGGGCCAGGATTAACAACTGGATGCTGCAAGCTAAGGCGCAAAACAAAAAGGTGATATGGTCGGAGCCGGCTCAGGGCTGGAACGCCATCCGCTCAAACCCGACCTTCCAGGCGGTAGCGCCGTACTGGAAAGAGTCAATGGTGCCAATGTTTGCCACCAACTTCCGCACCCCATCTTTCAATCATGTGCCATACGCTCGCGATGGAGCCACGGCGGTGGCGCGACAGTTTGGCACCCCAGTAGGTGAAAGCGTGCAGTCCTGGTACTTCCGTGAAGGCTACAACGACTTAACCACCAGTGCTACGGTCGGCTTGGCCAACTACGGGCTAGAGGTTGGTTCAACCTATTACCAAATTGAAGGTACCTATGGCGATATGGCTTGGGGCACCGACTACATGAAGGGCATTCTGGCCTTTAGCAAAACATTAGGTCCGGCCGGCAGCCCGGTGCCTGCTCCCGTGGTGGTTGTGCCTCCGGTGGCGGCGTCGCAGTCAACCGTCGCTAAAAAGCCGCTCTACCAGCTTTGGAACAACGTTACTTCGGACCACATGTACACCACTAGCGAGACCGAAAAGAATCAACTTATTGCCACTAAAGGTTACGTCGACCAAGGTATCGCCGGGTACGTTTACGAAAAATCGGTACCAGGCAGCGTACCGCTATATCGCCTTTATTCGGCTAATTTAACCGATCACTTTTACACCAACAGCGAAACCCAGCGCAGCCAGGCTAAAGCCGGCGGCGGCCGGTATGTCGATGAGGGTATAACCGGGTACGTTATGACCAGCCAGGTATCTGGTACCACACCACTGTACCAACTTTATAGCGGCGGGTATCCGGATCACTTTTACACCACTCAAACCTGGTCGCGTGATAGCGCCAAAGCCTCGTTCCGCAAGTATGTTGAGCAGGGCAATGCCGGCTACGTCTTTGTTAAACCCTAGTTAGTTTTATCGGAGTCTTTCGGTTTGTCTTTGTCTGGACGATGGATTTGTACGTCTTGCTTTAACGCCTTGGTGGCCTGCTGGGCCATACGTTCAATATGGTTGCGTGTGTGATGCAGCCAGCGCCGGGCCCATTCAAACTCAAGCGCTAAAATAGCCAAGCCGGCAGCTATCACCACAAAGCCGGGACCGGGCAGGGGGATTAGGGCAATTCCGATGGCAATAACCGGTATGCCAATGGTTAAAATTAGGATTCGCTTGCTAAACTGATAAATTCGCCTGCGCATAGCTGTATTGTATCGTATAATACAGCTTATGCAGCCACTACCATTATCTTCTGACGGCGATAAGCTAGTTTCACTTTTGCAGTCGGCCCCACCCGAACCGACCACCGCGCGTGATGTGGTGCATGTGGACGGAGTGGCCGGTCGCATCTATTTTGCCTATGAACAGCTTCGTAATGCCGCCGAGTACGGAGAACAGCACTTACTGTTACGCCGATCGATTGAGCGCTTTTTGCAGCGCAGCCTAAACTTTAATCATCCCGAAAAGCTAGCATTGGAGCTGGTGATTGAGCTAACACAAGCTCGTTACCTTAAAAACGATAGCGTGCCGCGTGAGGTGCTTAAGCAAATCGATGAGACCATTGCTGGTTTTTGTGAGGTTTATAAGCATACGCTGGCTGGTGGCCACCGCGAGCGGGCGACGGTGCGCATCTGGGTGTTGCAATCGGCCTCGGTTTACATTGAGCAGTTGATTTCGCCACAGCCGCGGACTCGGGCTTTTGTCGACTTTGCCTTCCAGCACTACCTGGAGTCGATTGAAGGCACCGACATCCGCCAAGGTTTAAGTGATCAGCAGTATGAAATCGCGGTGTACTGCGCCACTCACCGGGCCATCATGAAGTCCGACATTGCCACCGCTCGGGCCTATGCCGCGGCCAGTCGGATCGCCGCCGACACCAAGCAGGGTGATATGGAGTATTTTGTAACGATTAACAGCTATATCGACGAGCTGTTTAACGGCAAGGAAACCAACCGAATTATGCGCATGATTGGCCAGTATGGCGCCCCGATGCGCATTTTACGCGAAATGGTGGTGCCAAACCCGCAAGCCGAGAGTCTGTTGCATGATCGACCAAGCTTAATTGGCCGTTCGCGAGCGACATTGCAAGAGCAGTACTCGCTGACTCGCTCTCGCTTAAATAACGGTATTGTTCGTAGTGTGGCGTTTGTGGCCATTACTAAAATCTTAATTGGGCTGGTTTTGGAAATCCCGTATGACTTAATTCGCCACGGCGCCATCGTCTGGCCACCATTGATCATGAACGTGCTGTTTCCGCCACTATACATGGCAACGTTGGGTCTGAGCATTCGCCCGCCGTCGCAAAAGAACTCCGAGATTGTGGTGGGGTATATCGACCGCATTTTGTACCAAACCGGCCGTTCACCCATAAAGTACCGCTTACGACGACGGGTGAGCTCAGCCGCGCTTAACCGCACCTTCAACCTGCTTTACGGTGTGGTAGTGGTTAGCTGGGTGGTTATTTTAACCTGGATTTTGGCCCAACTTGGGTTTAACTTAATGAGCGGCATCATCTTCTTTGTCTTCCTGTCGACGGTCAGCTTCTTGGGCTTCCGCTTAACTCAAACCGCTCGCGAGTTCGAAATGATTGAGGGCCGCCGCAGCTTCTTTGGCCTATTATCCGACTTCTTTTACACTCCGTTTATTCGGATTGGTCACTGGCTGTCCGACCGCTACGCTAGGGTCAACGTGGTGGCGCGAATCCTCGACATCTTAATTGAGATGCCCTTAAAGTTTGGTCTGCGCTTCTTGCGTGAGTGGATGGGCTTTTTACGCGACAAGCAGGAAGAGCTTTAATTTTTAGCGATTAGGACCGGTTCGGGTAGCTCAATCACCTTTGCTACGCCATTGGTGTAGTAGGAGTCTCCATTTGGGTCTTTAGCTGGCTTATCTTTATGAATTGGCTGGTTGAACTGGTAGCTCTCGCCTAGAATGCCACCATGCTTTAGTAGCTCTTCAACAATATAATCGCGTTCCCAGTCGATGTCGGGGTCCTTAAAGTGGTGCACAAACGGCGGGCGAAACTTAAACTTAAACGATTTTTCGAAGGTGGCGGCACCAACCCATACCCGCTGACCACTGCGTAGCACATGCCGCGTCCGCCACAGCCGAATATGATGCCGCTGGGCATAGCCATTATCGGTTATTTTTTGAAAGGATATATCCTGCAGTCCAACGCTAATAAACAGCGGCATAAAGGGGCCCTTGCGGTAGTTTTTATTAAACAGGCTAGAAGCAAAACCCAGCGTTACGTGGATTGGGGTGGAGGGGTGAGCCCCATCCCAGCCGGCTTCGGCAAAGGCGTGATTAATGGCTTTTTCTGAACCCACAAAAACCAGGTTGATTGGATCCATTTTGCGGCCAAAAATGGTTTGGCAGTAGCGCGGTAGCCGGTCAACAATATCCTGGCTAATGACGTGATGCTTGGTTTGGCGAAAATCACGGGGCTTATACAGTTTTTCGAGGGTGGTAACGTGGAATAAGGTGGATAACAATCGGGCCGAAGTGATGGCCGCAAACCCAATGGTGATTCGAACTAACCAGTTTTTATATACGCGTTTCATGTGGATGTATTATGCCTGATAACCTCGCAGTAGTCGAGGCTAGCGACAGGGAAACAAAGCTGTTATGCTAATACCATGAAGCAAGCTCAAATCAAGGAACTACGATCACAGATTCACGGGGAGGTTACCGACAGCAAGGAGGCTCGTGAATATTTTTCGACCGACGGCAGTATTTTTAAGATTATGCCCAGCGCGGTGGTTTACCCAAAATCTACCACCGACGTGCAGCATACGGTAGCGCTAGCGGCTAAATCGGCCGACAAGCCAAGCAAACGGTTTAACATTGTTGCTCGCGGCAAGGGCACCGATCAGGGTGGAGCGGCGTTGGGCGACGGCGCCATGGTGGTGTTCCCGGCCCACATGAACAAGCTGCTCCGCCTCACCAAGGATACCGTCACGGTGCAGCCGGGCATGCTGTTTGGCACCCTGCAAAAGATTCTGCACAGCCATGGCCGCTTTTTGCCGCCTTACCCTTCGTCAATCGATTACGCCACTATGGGTGGAGCGGTGGCCAACAACACCTGTGGCGAGATGACCTACAAGTATGGTTCAACCGCCGACTGGGTAGAAAGTATGAAAGTTGTTTTAGACGACGCCTCGGTAATTGAGACCAAGCGACTCAGCCGCCGTGAGCTCAACCGCAAAAAGGGCCAGATGACCCGTGAGGGCGATATTTACCGCGGTATCGACGGCTTGTTGCACGATAATGCGGCTCTAATCGCTTCGAGCCAGCCTCGCACTAGTAAAAACTCGGCCGGTTACCGACTCAGCCACATTAAGGGTAAGGGAGGCTCGTTTGATCTGAGCCAACTGTTTATTGGCGCTCAGGGCACCCTGGGAACGGTTACGCAAATCACCTTCCGTACCGCTCCGTACCAGGCCCATACCACCCTAACGGTAGGCTATTTTGATAACCTTGATAAGGCCAGCGAGGCGGTGCTTAAAATCCAAAAGCATAAACCGGCCGCCATGGAGGTGGTCGACTATTATCTGCTCAAATTCCTCAAGGAGCATCAACCCGAAACGCTAGAAGGCCTGGTGCCCGAAGGCGACCTGCCGAAGGCGGTGATCCTGATTGAGTACGACAACCAGTCGCATCTGCGCCAAAACATTCTTAGCCGCCGTACCGAAAAGATTCTGTCTAAACTAGCCACCAGCCACGTTACCACCACCAATCCGCGAACCGAACACCGCTTGTGGGCGATCCGCCATAGTGCGGCCGCGGTTATATGGATGAACAATGGCCCCAAAAAAGCTCTACCAATCATCGAAGACAGCTGTGTGCCGGTTGAAAAAATGCCGGAATTCCTTGATGGCGTCTACAAAATTCTCAACAAGCATAAACTGGAGATTGCGGTTTGGGGTCATGCCGGTGATGCCAACTTCCACATGCAGCCGTTTATGGATCTGTCAAAATCCAAGGATCGCAAAAAGGTTTTCCAGGTAATGGATGAGTTTTACACCCTGGCGATTAAGATGGGCGGCACCACCGCCGGCGAACACAACGACGGTTTACTTCGCGCCCCTTATCTCGAAAAGTTGTATGGTAGAGATATGTACGACTTGTTTAAAGAGGTTAAAAAAATCTGCGATCCCAAGGGTATCTTTAATCCACGAATCAAGCTTGATGTTAAAAAGAAAGATTTGGAGTCGATCGTGCGTCATGAATATTCGATGAAGCACCTGTACGATCACATGCCAACCACCTAAAAGGAGTCAGTATGTTATTTATTCACCGCCGCACACCCAAAGCCAGATTTGTTAGCTGGGCCTTCTTTTGTCTGCTAATCTTGTTTCTTGCCATCGCTACGCAGCGACCGCAGGTTGGCTTAGCCGGTGCCGGCGCTATTTTAATTTTGCTGGCCCTAACCGTTGAGGCCAACAAGGAGCGAATCTGGAAGGATTACAAAAAGGGCTATAAGTACAAAAAGGGGAGCTGGTTGCCAAAAGCTTGGACCGAGCCAACTCAAACCTACTACAACCTCAACGTTTACGTCTTGTGGCCAGCGGTGTTTGTGGTTGGATTTGTTGCAATCGCCACCGCCTACTTTATTAGCTAGATTAGGCGTGCTACAATTTGACGGTTCAAACCCACGCGGATGTGGTGGAATGGTAGACACGCCAGCTTGAGGGGCTGGTGGCCGTATAGGTCGTGGAGGTTCAAGTCCTCTCATCCGCACCAGGAATTATTAAGATCGAACCAATGTGATTATGCTTGCAAAGCAGCTTAAAATGCCTCATAACTAATGCAACTTCTCGTGTCCGCAAATCTGCGTGCTGCTCAGTACGCAGCGAGCGACCACGAGGAGACGCACATGCCGCAGCACACTATCTTTCTTGCCAAGATCACACAGCTGAACCATCTCAGTAAGTCGGAGACGGTCGAGGTTGAGATCGATGCTCTCGATCCCGAGGCCGTGGAGTGGGACAACAACACGATTCACTTCACGCTCCATGCCCTGCAGTTCGCCGTCCCGGATGGACCCAAGCCTGAGAGCGTTGAATACGCCAACGGTCAGCTGCGTTGGGGTAGCTACAGCTGCTTCCCGTTCGCCCGCCACGATCCAGCTGAGGTCTACTTCACCGAACCGCTGATGTGGACGCTCAAGAAGGCCATGTGCGAAGGAACGGCTTCGTATGCTCAGGCCCGGGCCTGGATGAGGGAACATGGTCTCACTGAGGCACTACAGGCCGGGGACCGCACTTTCTACGACCCTGCCAATCCTCGGTTCATCATTCTCCAGCCCGTGACCACCTTCGCGTAGATCACCCGTGTTGTACTTAGACCCCGTCTCGTCAAGAGGCGGGGTCCCTCGTTTTGCTACTCGATTTTACCCCCATTTTATGGTACTCTTATCCATTGCCATGAATATCAAACATATTGCCATCATCTATAACCCCAAGAGCACCGGCGACTCGACCGCAGCCTCGCAGCAGCTTTACCACGACGTCCGCGAGCACCTGCCACATACCGGCGTGGAGCTAATGCCCACCAAATATCGTGGTCATGCCGCCGACTTAACCGAGATTTTGGGTCAAACCCGCACTGGCGTGGTGGTGGTTTCGGTTGGTGGAGACGGAACTTATAACGAGGTGATCAACGGGGCGATGCGAGTGGCGCCAAGCCGCCGCCCTGTTTTGGTGCCATTTGCGGCTGGTAACGCCAACGATCACAGTCGCGAGCTACTAGGTGACGCCAAGGTGATGAGCCAGTTGATTGCCGGTGACACTCAGGTTATCGATTTGCTGCGCTTGTCGGTTCACAACCCTACCGGCGACGATGTTTTGCTGCACGCCCATTCTTACATCGGCTTTGGTGCCAGTGGGCGAGTGGCGCGCCTGTTGGATGAGCGCAACTTTGGGCCGATTAGCGAAAAGCTGATAGCGCTGGGTGAGATCTTGAGCCCGAGCGAGTTTAGCGCGGTGGTTAACGGGCACAGTAAAAAGCTGTATAGCATCGTGTGTAGCAACGTGTCGGTAATGGGCAAGTACTTAAAGGTAAGCCACCAAGCCGACTTGAGTGACGGCCACTTTGAGGTGGTTGAAACCGAGGCCCATTCACGTTTGGAGCTACTAAAAGAGGTTAGTCAGACCGCTACCGGTCAGCCGGCCGCAACCAAGAGAGTGCAAAGTTACAGCATGATGCTGATGGACGGAGTTCAGGCTCAGTTGGACGGCGAGCCAATCAGTTTGTCTAAGGCCTCAACGGTGTTTGTTACGGTTGAGCGCGAGGCGATTCGAACCTTAGCGGGTGAGTAAATTACCAATTTTAGCCACAAGTGTTTACACGTTAACTAATGCGTCTTATAGTGGTTATATATGTCAAAAGCATTAATAACAGTAGATGATGTCCGTAAGGATTATGATGATTTTCAGGCAGTCCGTGGCGTTAGCTTTGAGGTAAAGCGCGGCGAGGTGTTTGGTATTTTGGGGCCAAACGGCGCCGGCAAAACCACCACGCTGGAAATGATGGAGGGCCTACGCGAGATTTCGAGTGGTAGCGTAGTGCTAGATGAAATAGATGTTAAAAAGCACCCATACGATGTTCGCAAGATTATTGGCGTGCAGCTGCAGTCCTCATCCTTTTTTGAAAACAGTACGCTGGTTGAGCTGCTAACCGCTTTTGCCGCCATGTACAATCAGCGGGTTGAGCCAATCAAGTTGCTAGAGAGAGTCGGACTGGCCGAGAAAGCCAAGAGCTACCCGGAGCACCTGTCGGGTGGCCAGCGCCAACGCTTTAGTATCGCGGTGGCCTTGGTGCACGAACCGAAGGTGCTGTTTTTGGATGAGCCAACCACCGGTCTTGACCCGCAGGCTCGTCGCAACCTGTGGGAGCTGGTGCAGGAGATCCAAAAAGATGGCATTACCGTTATTTTGACCACTCACTATATGGAGGAGGCGCAGGTGCTGTGCGACCGCATTGCCATCATGGATGAGGGCAAGATAATTGCGCTAGATACACCGGACAAGCTAATAAAAGATCTGCTCAAGCGTGGCTTTAAGCCGCACGTCGAGGTGCAAAAGGCCACGCTTGAAGACGTCTTTATTGATTTAACCGGCAAGGATTTAAGGGATTAATATGCGCGGGTACCTGTTTACAATCAGCCAGCTAACCAAGCTACTGGTGCGGCGCTACTTCCGTAGTCGCATAGCCATCTTCTTTTCGGTGTTCTTCCCGCTATTACTCTTGTTTGTGTTTGGCTTTTTATACAGCAACAACAAAGACGTGTCGTTTAAGGTGGCGCTATTTAATAACTCAAACACCGAGTTCGCTAAACAGTTTGCTACCAACTTAGACCAAGTAAAGGCCTTGAGCATCCAAAAAGATCTCACCGATATGGACGCGGCTAAAGAAAAAATGAACCGCAGCGAAATCGATGCCATTATTGAGCTGCCACCCGAGTTTGGCCAGATCAACAGTCAGAACTTCCCCAGCGGACAGGTTAAGGTGCTGTACTCGCAGAACAGCCAGCAAGCTGGGCAGACCATTGGCTCGGTACTGCAGGGCATTCTGGATGGCGTAAACGTGCAGCTAACCAAGATACAGCCGCCGCTTACAGTTAAGGCGGAGTCTACAGCCGACCAGGGCCTCACCGCCTTCGACTACGCCTTCCCTGGGCTGATTGGGTTCTCGTTGCTGGGTCTGGGCATCTTTGGTCCGCTCAACATGCTCCCGGCCGAAAAGAAGACCGGGGCGCTAACTCGTTTGCGGGTGACGCCGCTTCGCCCATCTCAGTTCATCATCTCGTACATGTTCTCATCGCTAGCAACCGGAGTGCTATCCATTACGGCCATGTTCTTGGTGGCGATTACCTTGTTTGAGTTCCACCTGGTCGGTAATCTGCTGGTCTTTGCTCTGTTCACCATCTTTGGCGCGATCATGATCTTTGGTATCGGTGTCGGCGTCGGCGGCTGGGCCAGTGACGAAAAGCAGGCGGCTCCACTAGGGAACATCATAACCTTCCCAATGATGTTCCTGTCCGGTATTTTCTTCCCCCGTTACCTAATGCCGGAGTGGCTACAGGGCGTAACGCAGTTTATTCCGCTAACTCCGGTGATTGATGGCATGCGCCTGATCTTAACCGAGGGCAAAACCTTTATTGATCTTGGTCCCCAGTTGGGCTTGATGGCCATCTGGACGGTGGTGGTTTACACCATTGCCTTCCGCGTCTTCCGCTGGGATTGAAAACTCAGTAAAAGGCGCTACTTTACCATGATGGTGTCGTTGCCATCGCGGTTGGGTGCACCGGTAATCAACACCTCCAAGCCATCATCGCCGGCTGTAAGCGTGCGAACCACCTCTGGGCCAACTCGTACCGCATCAAGCGGTTTAAGCTCAACCACCTCATCATCCAGTAGCATCTGGCCGCTACCACTCAGCACAATAAACACCTCTTCTTGGTATTCGTGTTTGTGCTTAAATGGGATGTTGCGATTAGGCAAAACCTTTTGATACCCCAGTCCCGACTCCGTTAGGTTGAGCGGCTTGGTAGCAAACCGCGCCTCCATGTCTTTATCGTGACCATACTTAGGTGACATGTTTTCGAGTTCGGCGAGATTGAGATGAGTGTAGTTAGACATATGACGATTTTAGCACGCGGTTCAAAACAGGCGTATAATAGAGGTATAGCTTAGCGAAAGGTCTTGCCATGGCCGACCAGAACATTACAACCACCAAAACCAACACACTCGCAATTGCGGGCTTAATAACGGCCTTCTTTTTACCACTGGTCGGTCTGATCTGTTCAATAATTGGCCTGACGCAAATTAACAAACGTAAAGAACGTGGTAGGGGTTTAGCGATCTCGGGCATTGTGGTGTCGATTTTGGTTGGTATAGCCCAGCTAATCACACTGGTTATCGTTGTGGCGGCGATGAACTCCGGCGTAACGCTTACGACCTACCGCGACAACACCATTGGTTACAGCGTAAAGTACCCTGAAGGCTGGAATATTGCCCCGCAAAATGTAGAGGGCGTTCAGGGCATAATCATAAAAAAAGAGTATAAGCAGACCGGCAAATCTTACGGCCAGATTGAGGTTGGCTACTTTGCTCCGCCGGCCAACGGATACAGCCAAGACATCTTACAAGCCACCGCTGACGGAATTAAAAAGAGCAACAAAAACACCACCGTACTGTACGAAAACAAAAGTAGCGCGAACGGTTTAAGCACGCTAACATTGCTGACGACTTACGATGGCGAGACCGGAAAGATAAAGGCTAAGACCACAATTATGCTCAAAAAAGACAACGCCTTGTTTGTAATATCAACGCAGGCGCCAGAGGAAAACTGGGATAAGTACTCAGATAGCTTTGACGAGATTCATAACACCTTTACGCCAAATTAAACTAAATAATAACTAAAGTGAGAACGGGGCGGTGCGTATAGTGCACCACCCCGTTTGACAGCGTCGGCGCTAGGCGCCTAGGCTTACGACCAGCGGTCGAGAGCCGACTGGGCGGCCTGCTGGACCCGTGGGTCCAAGTCCTCCTTGGCCATCTTGCGCAGCTCGACCTTGTATTCCGGTCGGCAGCGCGGGATGCGCTCCTTGATTCGGATGCAGGTGTTCAGGCGCAGAACGGAACTGCCATCGCGCAACCACTTCAGAGAAGTAATTGTGCCGGAAACCGCGTCGAAGCTGGAGTCCTCGAGCTCCACAATGCCCTCGAAGAGGTCATCGAGCTCCTTGTCGGTCAGCGGCTCCTGCCAGTCGTCGAACTTCCGAGCGAGCGCTTCGATACGATCGTTCATGTCTCTCCCTGATGGGTCGAAGATGGACTAAAGTCTTAAGCTGTCAATATCCTCATCTATTTCTGAGGATGTTACATAATAGCATAAGTAGTATAAAAAGTCAATAGTACCTTGAATATTATGATCTGTTGAGGCATTAATGCCATCTGGAATTGTAAAAACTGATCTGAAGTCGTATACTGGGCCCACGTTCCAGATACGAAAGGACGTTGACATGAGTCAGCAGAAGACCAGCCGTCTGATCATTCAGGGTCAGCCGGATGACATTCGTCGTCGGTATCACCTCGATATCGACTTCCCGTTCGGCCACATCAACTTGAGCCCAGGGAAGCCAGACTCCGGCGGGTTGGTCCACTTCACCTACGGCTCCTTCGTTGGCTACTGGGCCAGTGCTTACCCAAGTCATTCCCAGATTCCGGGTCGCTTGCATCACATCATCAGCCAGATCGCTCGGGCCAGGTGGAGCAGCAACCTGCCGCTAGCTGGTGGGATTGCGGTACGTACCAATCACATGCGCGTGTTCATCAACAAGCGCATTCCCGCTAATAAGCGCCGCTCCGCTCTCCACCATCTCGACAATGTTGTCATCAAGGCGCTCGGCGCAGATCTGCGGCCGGATTACGACAGCGGGCAGATGTGGTACAACGACCCAGGGCCTCAGGTCGATGTGGTTCGCCCGGACTGGCAAGCTGGGGTTAACGTGTCCGATCCGGAAGGGGATCGTCGGATCAGGCTTGACCCTGACGTCAACTGGAAGACCTTCAGCGGCGAGCGTTTCGTCAACGTCAAGGAGCAGTTCTCGATCCATCGGATCCGTAGCTGGC from Patescibacteria group bacterium includes the following:
- a CDS encoding FAD-binding oxidoreductase; the encoded protein is MKQAQIKELRSQIHGEVTDSKEAREYFSTDGSIFKIMPSAVVYPKSTTDVQHTVALAAKSADKPSKRFNIVARGKGTDQGGAALGDGAMVVFPAHMNKLLRLTKDTVTVQPGMLFGTLQKILHSHGRFLPPYPSSIDYATMGGAVANNTCGEMTYKYGSTADWVESMKVVLDDASVIETKRLSRRELNRKKGQMTREGDIYRGIDGLLHDNAALIASSQPRTSKNSAGYRLSHIKGKGGSFDLSQLFIGAQGTLGTVTQITFRTAPYQAHTTLTVGYFDNLDKASEAVLKIQKHKPAAMEVVDYYLLKFLKEHQPETLEGLVPEGDLPKAVILIEYDNQSHLRQNILSRRTEKILSKLATSHVTTTNPRTEHRLWAIRHSAAAVIWMNNGPKKALPIIEDSCVPVEKMPEFLDGVYKILNKHKLEIAVWGHAGDANFHMQPFMDLSKSKDRKKVFQVMDEFYTLAIKMGGTTAGEHNDGLLRAPYLEKLYGRDMYDLFKEVKKICDPKGIFNPRIKLDVKKKDLESIVRHEYSMKHLYDHMPTT
- a CDS encoding ABC transporter ATP-binding protein translates to MSKALITVDDVRKDYDDFQAVRGVSFEVKRGEVFGILGPNGAGKTTTLEMMEGLREISSGSVVLDEIDVKKHPYDVRKIIGVQLQSSSFFENSTLVELLTAFAAMYNQRVEPIKLLERVGLAEKAKSYPEHLSGGQRQRFSIAVALVHEPKVLFLDEPTTGLDPQARRNLWELVQEIQKDGITVILTTHYMEEAQVLCDRIAIMDEGKIIALDTPDKLIKDLLKRGFKPHVEVQKATLEDVFIDLTGKDLRD
- a CDS encoding ABC transporter permease, which produces MRGYLFTISQLTKLLVRRYFRSRIAIFFSVFFPLLLLFVFGFLYSNNKDVSFKVALFNNSNTEFAKQFATNLDQVKALSIQKDLTDMDAAKEKMNRSEIDAIIELPPEFGQINSQNFPSGQVKVLYSQNSQQAGQTIGSVLQGILDGVNVQLTKIQPPLTVKAESTADQGLTAFDYAFPGLIGFSLLGLGIFGPLNMLPAEKKTGALTRLRVTPLRPSQFIISYMFSSLATGVLSITAMFLVAITLFEFHLVGNLLVFALFTIFGAIMIFGIGVGVGGWASDEKQAAPLGNIITFPMMFLSGIFFPRYLMPEWLQGVTQFIPLTPVIDGMRLILTEGKTFIDLGPQLGLMAIWTVVVYTIAFRVFRWD
- a CDS encoding cupin domain-containing protein, with the protein product MSNYTHLNLAELENMSPKYGHDKDMEARFATKPLNLTESGLGYQKVLPNRNIPFKHKHEYQEEVFIVLSGSGQMLLDDEVVELKPLDAVRVGPEVVRTLTAGDDGLEVLITGAPNRDGNDTIMVK
- a CDS encoding DUF4190 domain-containing protein, with the protein product MADQNITTTKTNTLAIAGLITAFFLPLVGLICSIIGLTQINKRKERGRGLAISGIVVSILVGIAQLITLVIVVAAMNSGVTLTTYRDNTIGYSVKYPEGWNIAPQNVEGVQGIIIKKEYKQTGKSYGQIEVGYFAPPANGYSQDILQATADGIKKSNKNTTVLYENKSSANGLSTLTLLTTYDGETGKIKAKTTIMLKKDNALFVISTQAPEENWDKYSDSFDEIHNTFTPN